The following are encoded in a window of Panicum virgatum strain AP13 chromosome 5N, P.virgatum_v5, whole genome shotgun sequence genomic DNA:
- the LOC120675876 gene encoding uncharacterized protein LOC120675876: protein MGPKELRDKLQDDHKCVIHYDTVCKGRQIALKKLYGSWEDSFQMLFNWKAEVMKRSPGSVIEIGIQQVDENVYFHRFFCALGPCIEGFRNGCRPYLSIDSTALNGRWNGHLAAATAIDGHNWMYPVAFGFIDGETTDNWTWFMTQLHNALGDIPVLAICTDACKGLEKAVKDVFPNAEQRECFRHLMQNFIKRWGGDAYSKMYPAARAYRVQVFQYFFNSVVESSTEILQWLYDHHKLKWMRSAFDPAIKCDYVTNNLAECFNNWIKDWKDLPVVELADKIREMIMILWNKRRRIAEKLHGKILPAVLHQLKMKTRGLGHLYVVKADSLVAEVWDSTTTHNRHVVKPYLNECTCLEWQHTGKPCQHALALITAQQALDVKLEDFVHEYYSVQRFKNAYYTIIEPLPDRTHWPNVDLPFVVGAPLDKKTAGRYRKLRIKGFLEGGGSKGKRDAKETAKEVDKEATNEADKEADKFKKKMIRGKRRCNGCGELGHGETSYKCRLNGTKKRKRKPRKNTTKYGDKAKVPSQKKQKTKTNIDDNGAAPNVHENEANIDDNGAAPNAQENIVAVRSPSKPTKESIMQASPHRLTRSRLAMLMGEGGGEQATMQNSPPRDHQQKS from the exons ATGGGACCTAAAGAGTTGAGGGACAAGCTACAAGATGACCATAAATGTGTAATTCATTATGACACAGTTTGCAAGGGAAGACAAATAGCTCTGAAAAAGTTATATGGCAGCTGGGAGGACAGCTTTCAGATGTTGTTTAATTGGAAGGCTGAGGTCATGAAGAGGTCACCTGGTAGTGTCATCGAGATTGGCATTCAACAGGTAGATGAAAACGTGTATTTCCATAGGTTCTTTTGTGCATTGGGGCCTTGCATAGAGGGTTTCCGAAATGGATGCAGGCCATATCTCAGCATAGATTCAACAGCACTCAATGGTAGGTGGAATGGACATTTAGCTGCAGCCACTGCTATAGATGGCCATAACTGGATGTATCCAGTTGCCTTTGGATTCATAGATGGTGAAACAACAGATAATTGGACTTGGTTCATGACACAGTTACATAATGCTTTAGGTGATATTCCTGTACTTGCTATTTGCACAGATGCATGCAAAGGCCTTGAAAAGGCAGTTAAGGATGTGTTTCCTAATGCTGAACAAAGAGAATGCTTTAGACATCTAATGCAGAATTTTATAAAGAGGTGGGGTGGGGATGCTTACTCAAAAATGTATCCTGCAGCAAGAGCGTACAGAGTTCAAGTGTTTCAGTATTTCTTCAATTCTGTTGTAGAGTCTTCCACTGAAATATTGCAGTGGCTGTACGATCATCATAAGTTAAAGTGGATGAGGAGTGCCTTTGACCCTGCTATCAAATGTGATTATGTTACCAACAATCTTGCCGAATGTTTTAATAATTGGATTAAAGATTGGAAGGACCTTCCTGTTGTTGAGCTTGCAGACAAGATTAGAGAGATGATAATGATTTTGTGGAACAAGAGGAGAAGGATTGCAGAAAAGCTTCATGGGAAAATACTACCCGCTGTCCTGCATCAACTAAAAATGAAGACAAGAGGATTAGGACACTTGTATGTTGTGAAGGCTGATAGTTTGGTTGCTGAGGTATGGGACAGCACCACAACTCATAATAGGCATGTTGTGAAGCCATATTTGAATGAGTGCACATGTCTCGAGTGGCAACACACTGGTAAGCCTTGTCAGCATGCTTTAGCTTTGATTACGGCACAACAAGCTTTGGATGTGAAATTGGAGGATTTTGTGCATGAGTACTACTCAGTTCAGAGATTCAAAAATGCATACTATACAATAATTGAGCCATTGCCTGACCGGACGCATTGGCCAAATGTGGATTTGCCTTTTGTGGTTGGAGCACCACTAGATAAAAAGACTGCAGGAAGGTACAGAAAACTGAGGATCAAAGGCTTCCTAGAGGGTGGAGGCAGCAAAGGAAAAAGGGATGCCAAGGAGACTGCCAAGGAGGTTGACAAGGAGGCTACTAATGAGGCTGACAAGGAGGCTGACAAATTTAAAAAGAAGATGATTAGAGGCAAAAGAAGGTGCAACGGATGTGGAGAGTTGGGTCACGGTGAAACTAGCTACAAGTgccgacttaatggcacaaagaAAAG GAAGAGAAAGCCAAGAAAGAACACCACCAAGTATGGTGACAAAGCTAAAGTACCAAGCCAGAAAAAGCAAAAGACCAAGACAAATATAGATGACAATGGTGCAGCCCCAAATGTACATGAAAATGAAGCAAATATAGATGACAATGGTGCAGCCCCAAATGCCCAGGAAAACATTGTTGCTGTCCGAAGTCCATCAAAGCCAACTAAAGAGTCAATAATGCAAGCCAGCCCCCACAGGCTGACTAGAAG TCGACTTGCTATGCTAATGGGAGAAGGTGGAGGTGAGCAGGCAACCATGCAAAATTCACCCCCAAGAGATCACCAGCAAAAAAGCTGA